The following proteins are encoded in a genomic region of Pirellulales bacterium:
- a CDS encoding carboxypeptidase regulatory-like domain-containing protein produces the protein MTSLSAYTWLLHGILASTFLLTLAALGVSVLRQPADRLRLIQWALVGTLAALALLGVPQLGAFSLGLLRFGEPVAAPRSAEQSGTTDILPATPVSTMNADVAINAPALEPSETTVSGTNLAEPRDAGESSQTTAAVPDRAPRWELMRLLPIGVCVAYGLGVFVFSIRWASAYRRLSGLRNRARQASPEVYAELSRIAGPRARPVCLLESDQIAGPVTWGVLRPVIMIPANVVREGDVRRLRYYLGHEWAHVVRRDFATWHFATFLQMLLFYQPLFWWLRGRLAVCMDQLADADASEQGSSTADYAEFLVKLARLRLAPNSQLMLGMGDRRSTLRERIVFLLNDMARPRPTCPRGKSLAIGAAVLLLVVSVSVVRLDAGAAPGGEPTPNKETLVAALSAEDKPAEDQKASPAPESTKDVASITYDGIVKDALTDSPIEGVQVVVWHKLSRDPKTGGWSTLGKTEHMTDAAGHYSFTLPPEEVADDSLYIEVEAHHPTYASKGRSGYSHAMIRKNLTKGEPPFYSTIKLWSGEPITGTVVNPEGEPLADVEISMYAVSDHSKKKFGRGSFEKTKTDAAGGFRIVPPTPGDGVLWIRPAENAPQAHRIGNRRGDWGRLVMEHGTAVRGRVLDAKGAPVAGVRVEARAKSDGEKADEFLRSNAVAQGITRNAVTGPDGEYALLALPDGEYNVRMEPNHKEGEYDPPPLEQVFLQTKLAIVDGKAPEPFDIRAVPHVVIRGTYLDSADKPRRGHEFHLFGRMDGQFYFANSSTPGQDGKLIALAPHGADVELDLSTNEHSSLRWRMSHDAPLQRGRRVKLGVMEEDLSGFEIIRYTAPILLVKPVDEQGNVLPDCQPVLNYTRETDGKEEMTAYTTGGHVSFEKQPDGRWRSSQLLPDEPFSIDLKKEGYATTAQKLSLAEGEDREVVLVMKKEAAAANGDADKPAVADFIEEE, from the coding sequence ATGACCTCGCTTTCCGCGTACACGTGGCTGCTGCATGGAATTCTGGCGAGTACGTTTTTATTAACGCTCGCCGCGCTCGGGGTGTCCGTCTTGCGGCAGCCGGCCGATCGCCTGCGATTGATTCAATGGGCGCTGGTCGGCACGCTGGCCGCGCTGGCGCTGCTGGGAGTACCGCAGCTCGGAGCATTCTCGCTTGGGCTGTTACGTTTCGGCGAACCTGTCGCGGCGCCGCGTTCTGCTGAACAATCTGGGACGACGGACATCTTGCCGGCGACTCCTGTGTCAACAATGAATGCCGATGTGGCGATCAACGCACCGGCTCTCGAACCTTCGGAAACGACTGTCTCCGGGACGAATCTTGCCGAGCCGCGCGACGCTGGAGAATCTTCGCAGACGACGGCCGCGGTGCCGGACCGCGCGCCACGCTGGGAGCTGATGAGACTGCTGCCGATCGGCGTGTGCGTGGCCTATGGGCTGGGAGTATTTGTGTTCTCAATTCGTTGGGCGAGCGCGTATCGGCGCCTGTCGGGCCTGCGGAACAGGGCTCGCCAGGCGTCGCCCGAGGTCTATGCCGAGCTGTCGCGAATCGCTGGGCCGCGGGCGCGGCCGGTGTGCCTGCTGGAAAGCGACCAGATTGCCGGACCGGTGACTTGGGGCGTGCTGCGACCGGTGATCATGATTCCGGCAAACGTCGTGCGTGAAGGCGATGTCAGACGGTTGCGCTACTACCTGGGACACGAGTGGGCGCACGTGGTTCGTCGCGATTTCGCGACCTGGCACTTTGCCACGTTCCTGCAGATGCTGCTTTTCTATCAGCCGCTGTTCTGGTGGCTGCGCGGTCGACTGGCCGTGTGCATGGATCAACTGGCCGATGCGGACGCATCGGAGCAGGGAAGCTCGACGGCCGATTATGCCGAATTCCTGGTCAAGCTGGCCCGGCTACGGCTAGCGCCGAACTCGCAACTGATGTTGGGCATGGGGGACCGGCGGTCGACGCTGCGCGAACGCATCGTGTTTTTGCTCAATGATATGGCGCGGCCGCGGCCGACGTGTCCGCGCGGCAAAAGCCTGGCGATCGGCGCGGCGGTATTGCTGCTCGTCGTATCGGTGTCGGTCGTGCGACTTGATGCCGGCGCGGCGCCGGGAGGCGAACCGACACCGAACAAGGAAACGCTCGTTGCAGCACTCTCGGCCGAAGACAAGCCGGCGGAAGATCAAAAAGCTTCGCCTGCACCCGAATCAACGAAGGATGTGGCAAGCATTACGTATGACGGCATTGTGAAAGATGCGCTAACCGACAGTCCGATTGAAGGAGTGCAGGTCGTCGTCTGGCACAAGCTCAGCCGCGATCCGAAGACGGGGGGCTGGAGCACTCTCGGAAAAACCGAGCATATGACTGACGCCGCGGGACATTATTCCTTTACTCTGCCGCCCGAGGAAGTGGCGGACGACAGTCTGTACATCGAGGTCGAAGCGCATCATCCGACCTATGCGTCCAAGGGACGTAGTGGCTATTCGCACGCGATGATTCGCAAAAACCTTACGAAGGGAGAGCCGCCATTCTATTCGACGATCAAGCTCTGGTCCGGCGAGCCGATCACTGGCACGGTCGTGAATCCAGAAGGTGAGCCGCTGGCGGACGTCGAGATTTCGATGTACGCGGTGTCCGATCATTCCAAGAAAAAATTTGGGCGCGGTTCGTTCGAAAAGACGAAGACCGACGCCGCCGGCGGGTTCCGTATAGTGCCACCAACGCCAGGCGACGGTGTGTTGTGGATCAGGCCGGCTGAAAACGCGCCGCAAGCCCACCGAATCGGGAATCGTCGCGGGGACTGGGGCCGACTGGTGATGGAGCACGGAACCGCGGTTCGTGGGCGCGTGCTGGATGCTAAAGGGGCGCCGGTCGCCGGCGTGCGCGTTGAAGCGCGTGCTAAGAGCGATGGCGAGAAAGCGGACGAATTCCTGCGCAGCAATGCCGTCGCGCAGGGTATCACGCGCAATGCTGTCACGGGCCCCGATGGCGAGTATGCGTTATTGGCTTTGCCTGACGGAGAATACAACGTCCGGATGGAACCGAATCACAAAGAGGGTGAGTACGATCCGCCGCCGCTTGAGCAGGTCTTCTTGCAGACGAAGTTAGCGATCGTGGATGGCAAGGCGCCGGAGCCGTTCGACATTCGCGCCGTGCCGCACGTCGTGATCCGGGGAACCTATCTTGATAGCGCCGACAAGCCGCGCCGGGGACACGAGTTCCACCTATTCGGTCGCATGGACGGGCAGTTTTATTTCGCCAATAGCTCGACCCCTGGCCAGGATGGCAAGCTCATAGCGCTGGCGCCCCACGGAGCGGATGTCGAGCTCGATCTGTCCACGAACGAGCACAGTTCGCTGCGCTGGCGCATGTCGCACGACGCGCCGCTGCAGCGTGGTCGCCGCGTGAAGCTGGGAGTTATGGAAGAGGACCTGTCCGGTTTTGAGATCATCCGTTACACAGCCCCGATTCTGCTCGTGAAGCCCGTCGATGAACAGGGAAACGTACTGCCTGATTGCCAGCCGGTTTTGAACTACACGCGAGAAACAGACGGCAAGGAGGAAATGACCGCCTATACCACCGGCGGCCACGTTAGCTTCGAGAAACAACCCGACGGGCGATGGCGCAGCTCGCAACTGCTGCCGGACGAACCATTTTCGATCGATCTGAAGAAAGAAGGTTACGCAACGACCGCGCAGAAGCTGTCGCTGGCCGAAGGCGAGGATCGTGAAGTCGTGCTCGTGATGAAGAAAGAGGCCGCGGCCGCGAATGGCGATGCGGATAAACCGGCAGTTGCCGACTTTATAGAGGAAGAATGA
- a CDS encoding BlaI/MecI/CopY family transcriptional regulator: MNPTDRELEILKVLWDIGEGSVRAVHEQMAVAGDPHFNTVQTQLRIMDRKGLVAHRRDGRTLIYRPLYSREHESSRFLKQVFNGSLDQLVLSMLSAERVKPETLDELEELIKDARKKGRSKKRSDND, translated from the coding sequence ATGAATCCGACCGATCGTGAACTCGAGATTCTCAAGGTCCTGTGGGACATCGGCGAAGGAAGTGTGCGCGCCGTTCACGAGCAGATGGCCGTGGCCGGCGATCCGCACTTCAACACGGTGCAGACGCAATTGCGCATCATGGACCGCAAGGGACTGGTCGCGCATCGCCGCGACGGGCGGACGCTGATCTACCGACCGCTCTATAGCCGGGAACATGAATCGTCGCGGTTTCTGAAGCAGGTCTTCAACGGCTCGCTCGATCAACTCGTGCTGAGCATGCTGTCGGCCGAACGGGTGAAGCCGGAGACGCTCGACGAATTGGAAGAGCTGATCAAGGACGCGCGCAAGAAGGGACGAAGCAAAAAGCGCTCGGACAACGATTAA
- a CDS encoding DUF4838 domain-containing protein — translation MLCRISRSWLLATIGLFSLAFSLRSAFAQVSLVRDGKAYAVVVTAAQPSPVATYAAQELVAHVRKATGQQLAVATEDTIPGGYESRIFVGACDAARKQGIDFDSLQVEEYVRRTDGRDVYIVGKELLPEQYHGTRPLYSEPWNPLSMECVHGGTLLGVYDLLEEDFGVRWLWPGDLGTYVPPCETLVVAAGDRTVKPRLLYRNLGGWDLPQIFLTGSYFGRKIPRNYKVGGISEAVVNNLVFPTADAGYTYGKAVEVFHRRHRRVTQIENPRVILGSHVIAGVTDWWATYGKEHPEWFAQRADGERGLKTPRAGAWTPLCVSNPHLQHFIVDQAWDGSGVLTLGEADAAGESMCHCANCLAWDGPQETDAPDYLRLLKYTPRAVGDRYARYWKTVYDLAVPRNADVKVGVYLYHNTLPAPQTGIKLNKNIFGEFVIYGARDGWYPMSEEEDRWYRDQWQGWAGTGMSLVYGPNYLLNSYVTPNVTTRQSGEFFRFAYEHGMVGTSFRSYAFSWAAHGPMAYMHHRLLWSPQLTIDAIRKEYFSAFGPAAADVERYFDYWEHYAATRPTIRDLETDPRGALERLKRIRGHYLAYPKEVYAPAEAILAMALETARQDPLPEFAARVQFLQAGLKHAQLATRLQDFLDFESAGAERGATPKDLARLAQARQSMRELIAFRHDPRNMFVSDYISNATVEKNQIIDIELLFSDKAGTNKPLFKDDAQ, via the coding sequence ATGCTTTGTCGAATCTCTCGCTCGTGGCTGTTGGCGACTATCGGCCTTTTTTCGCTGGCCTTCTCACTACGATCCGCATTCGCGCAAGTTAGCCTGGTGCGCGACGGTAAAGCGTACGCGGTCGTGGTGACCGCCGCCCAGCCATCGCCCGTGGCGACGTACGCTGCCCAGGAATTGGTCGCGCATGTGCGGAAGGCGACCGGTCAGCAGTTGGCCGTCGCGACCGAGGATACGATTCCGGGGGGTTACGAAAGCCGGATCTTTGTCGGCGCATGCGACGCGGCGCGAAAGCAAGGAATCGACTTCGATTCGCTGCAGGTCGAAGAGTACGTGCGGCGCACCGACGGTCGTGATGTGTACATCGTCGGTAAGGAACTGTTGCCCGAGCAGTATCACGGCACGCGTCCTTTGTATTCCGAGCCGTGGAATCCGCTCAGCATGGAATGTGTACACGGCGGAACGTTGTTGGGCGTTTATGATTTGCTCGAAGAGGATTTCGGCGTGCGCTGGCTATGGCCCGGCGATTTGGGCACGTATGTTCCGCCGTGCGAGACGTTGGTCGTTGCCGCCGGTGATCGAACCGTGAAGCCGCGATTGCTGTATCGCAACCTAGGCGGATGGGATCTTCCGCAGATCTTTCTGACGGGATCGTATTTCGGTCGAAAAATACCGCGGAACTATAAGGTCGGCGGAATCTCGGAAGCCGTCGTCAACAACCTCGTCTTTCCCACAGCGGATGCTGGATACACGTACGGCAAAGCGGTCGAGGTCTTTCATCGCCGCCACCGCCGTGTGACGCAGATCGAGAATCCGCGCGTCATTCTGGGGTCGCACGTCATCGCGGGAGTGACAGACTGGTGGGCCACGTATGGCAAAGAGCATCCCGAATGGTTTGCCCAACGCGCTGACGGAGAGCGTGGGCTGAAAACGCCTCGCGCCGGCGCCTGGACGCCGCTGTGCGTTTCGAATCCGCACCTGCAACATTTCATCGTCGACCAGGCCTGGGATGGCAGTGGCGTTCTGACGCTTGGCGAAGCCGATGCGGCTGGCGAAAGTATGTGCCACTGTGCCAACTGCCTGGCGTGGGACGGACCTCAGGAGACGGATGCTCCCGATTACTTGCGCCTGTTGAAGTACACGCCGCGTGCCGTGGGAGATCGCTACGCCCGCTATTGGAAAACGGTTTACGACCTGGCGGTGCCACGAAACGCCGACGTCAAAGTGGGCGTTTACCTTTATCACAATACGTTGCCTGCGCCGCAGACGGGCATCAAGCTGAACAAGAACATCTTCGGCGAGTTCGTCATCTACGGCGCGCGAGATGGCTGGTATCCCATGAGCGAGGAAGAGGATCGTTGGTATCGCGACCAGTGGCAGGGCTGGGCCGGCACCGGAATGTCGCTCGTGTACGGTCCGAACTACCTGTTGAACAGTTATGTGACGCCAAACGTCACGACGCGGCAATCCGGAGAGTTCTTTCGCTTTGCCTACGAGCATGGCATGGTCGGCACCAGCTTCCGCAGCTACGCGTTCAGTTGGGCGGCGCACGGCCCGATGGCGTACATGCACCACCGACTGCTCTGGAGTCCACAACTGACGATCGACGCAATTCGGAAGGAATACTTTTCGGCCTTCGGACCTGCGGCGGCAGACGTCGAGCGGTACTTCGACTATTGGGAGCATTACGCCGCGACGCGACCGACGATTCGCGATCTGGAAACCGATCCGCGCGGGGCGCTGGAGCGTTTGAAAAGAATCCGCGGGCACTATCTGGCGTATCCGAAAGAGGTTTACGCTCCGGCCGAAGCGATTCTGGCCATGGCGCTAGAGACGGCGCGGCAGGATCCGCTGCCGGAGTTTGCCGCGCGCGTGCAGTTCTTGCAGGCCGGATTAAAGCACGCGCAGTTAGCGACCCGGCTGCAGGATTTTCTGGATTTCGAGAGCGCCGGTGCCGAGCGAGGCGCGACTCCCAAGGATCTGGCCCGACTTGCGCAAGCACGGCAGTCGATGCGCGAGTTGATCGCTTTCCGGCACGATCCCCGCAACATGTTCGTGTCGGACTACATTAGCAATGCGACGGTCGAGAAGAATCAGATCATCGATATCGAGTTGCTGTTCAGCGACAAGGCAGGTACGAACAAGCCGCTGTTCAAGGATGACGCGCAGTAG
- a CDS encoding NAD(P)H-dependent oxidoreductase, producing MLRSLVAPNTGSFSGVLKNALDLTELEDWQGKLISLIGVSGGSMGPLGALSGLRDVGRGLHAWVLPRQVAIAAAHKVFDEQGQPQDKLRDRLFKFGRLTVETLHGPFRHS from the coding sequence ATGCTGCGATCTTTGGTAGCCCCGAATACCGGTTCGTTCAGTGGCGTGTTGAAGAACGCGCTCGACCTGACCGAGTTGGAAGACTGGCAAGGGAAGTTGATTTCCCTGATTGGCGTTTCAGGAGGCAGCATGGGCCCGCTCGGTGCGCTGTCCGGGCTGCGCGACGTGGGGCGCGGATTGCATGCCTGGGTGTTGCCGCGGCAAGTCGCAATCGCGGCCGCGCATAAAGTCTTCGACGAACAGGGGCAACCGCAGGACAAACTGCGCGACCGGCTGTTCAAATTCGGCCGCCTGACGGTGGAAACCCTGCACGGGCCGTTCCGGCACTCGTAA
- a CDS encoding DUF1501 domain-containing protein gives MNRRQALGTASAGFGYLALAGMLGDQRAVKARAATADRAAPAPLAPKQSHFPAKAKRIIFLFMQGSISQMDTWEYKPRVQEDDGKVGPGGGIVTGSKFKFAQHGQTGTWVSELYPHLSKHVDDLCFVRGLHTDTPAHPEAVMQLHTGAAIVSLTRPSMGAWLMYGLGTENQDLPGYITINPPPNFGGAANYGSAFLPAHFQGTKINDQGYLPNLKAQTVASLQRKQIDLIQAMNRDLARTPGAPEQLDGVIQSYELAFRMQDRVPEILDLSREPQYILDEYGVKPGPAGSFARQCLMARRLSEAGVRFVEICQPGWDHHNNLHKGLISNCAATDQPAAALLTDLQRRGLLEDTLVLFGSEFGRMPTAQGPDGRDHNITGYPMWMTGAGVKRGFSYGATDEFGLHAVEGRMHMNDLHATLLALMGLDHEQLTYPYAGRDFRLTDVAGNVAWDIFA, from the coding sequence ATGAATCGTCGACAGGCGCTGGGCACGGCCAGTGCCGGTTTCGGATACCTGGCGCTGGCTGGCATGCTGGGCGATCAGCGCGCCGTCAAGGCACGCGCCGCAACTGCTGATCGCGCTGCCCCGGCGCCGCTGGCGCCGAAGCAATCGCATTTTCCGGCCAAGGCAAAGCGGATCATCTTCTTGTTCATGCAGGGTTCCATCTCGCAGATGGATACCTGGGAATACAAGCCGCGCGTGCAAGAGGACGACGGCAAGGTCGGACCCGGCGGCGGCATTGTCACCGGATCGAAATTCAAGTTCGCCCAGCACGGTCAGACGGGTACCTGGGTCTCGGAGCTCTATCCGCATCTGTCGAAGCATGTCGACGACCTGTGCTTCGTCCGTGGACTGCACACCGACACGCCGGCCCATCCCGAGGCGGTGATGCAACTGCACACTGGCGCCGCGATCGTCAGTCTGACGCGCCCTTCGATGGGGGCCTGGCTGATGTACGGGCTCGGGACCGAGAACCAGGATCTGCCCGGCTATATCACGATCAATCCGCCGCCGAATTTCGGTGGCGCGGCGAACTATGGCAGCGCGTTTCTGCCCGCGCATTTTCAAGGGACCAAAATCAACGACCAGGGTTACCTGCCGAACTTGAAGGCGCAGACGGTCGCGTCCTTGCAGCGGAAGCAGATCGATCTGATCCAGGCGATGAATCGTGATCTGGCGCGCACACCTGGCGCGCCCGAGCAGCTCGACGGCGTCATTCAATCGTACGAGCTGGCCTTCCGGATGCAGGACCGTGTTCCCGAAATATTGGATCTATCGCGCGAGCCGCAATACATCCTGGACGAGTACGGCGTGAAGCCGGGGCCAGCGGGGAGCTTTGCCCGCCAGTGTCTGATGGCGCGCCGGTTGAGCGAGGCGGGGGTGCGGTTCGTCGAGATCTGCCAGCCCGGCTGGGATCATCACAACAATTTGCATAAGGGATTGATCTCGAATTGCGCGGCGACCGATCAGCCGGCGGCAGCACTCCTCACGGACCTGCAGCGCCGCGGGCTGCTTGAGGATACGCTGGTCCTATTCGGCAGCGAATTTGGACGCATGCCCACGGCCCAGGGGCCGGACGGCCGCGACCACAACATCACCGGCTATCCGATGTGGATGACCGGGGCAGGCGTAAAACGTGGCTTCTCGTACGGCGCCACTGACGAATTCGGGTTGCATGCGGTCGAAGGGCGCATGCACATGAACGACCTGCACGCCACGCTGCTGGCCTTGATGGGGCTGGACCACGAGCAGTTGACGTATCCCTACGCGGGACGCGATTTCCGCCTGACCGACGTAGCCGGCAACGTCGCGTGGGACATCTTTGCGTAA
- a CDS encoding PSD1 and planctomycete cytochrome C domain-containing protein yields the protein MFFSTASLAEEAPGDDPAAGEFFEKKIRPLLASNCYNCHSASTNSQGGLRIDDRNGLLIGGGRGPAIVPGKAAESLLILAVSQTDDDLKMPPKKQLSAEQIADLTKWINDGAVWPGTYVHVVTNEPNPEYEELRKTHWAWQPVRDTAVPTASDASWPRDLIDNFVLAKLDERQLKPVGDADQRTLIRRLAFDLTGLPPTPQEIDAFLWDASSNAYEQLVDRLLASPAFGERWGRHWLDVARYGESTGSSRNLPYPHAWRYRDYVIDAFNKDKPYDQFLREQIAGDLLPAGSTEERDEHLIATGFLALGVKDVNQRYKVRFIMDNIDEQIDTVSRSILAVTASCARCHDHKFDPIPTADYYALAGILHSTELCAGLRNKMGGGGLDYYDSQLLLQVGPEVAPDPEAEKKIEQAKQAAGAAKTEFEAIRGTPEGDEPGPNGRPKRNIARQKMRKMQLELMVLTDPIAQGRAAALGVRDAAAVGDTEIRVRGEAEKLGPAVPRGFLSVVAVQGAPSVNPAQSGRLELAAWLASAENPLTSRVIVNRVWQHLFGEGLVKSVDNFGITGDTPSHPELLDHLAARFVREGWSIKKLVRTLVLTRTYRLSADEASTNVAIDPSARLLWRHRPRRLGAEELRDTILALGGQLELSRPTGSAAQEFKVVEFRNNGPEARRVAEVVAKDTHRSVYLPLLRDLTPGSLAAFDFAEQGMVTGHRDTTTVAPQALYMLNDPFVRRQSLALAEKLLARADLDERARIDSAYRLAVGRAATNEEIKRTQSYLADYAAVAKDVRANSPAPTSVSEPVVEVAGKAKPAPANPDEADQTDEPVVEEVIQAPNETAAAWASFCQALIGSAEFRYVK from the coding sequence TTGTTTTTCTCCACGGCGTCGCTGGCCGAAGAAGCGCCTGGCGACGACCCTGCCGCCGGCGAGTTCTTCGAAAAGAAGATCCGGCCGCTGCTGGCCAGCAATTGCTACAACTGCCACTCGGCGAGCACGAATTCGCAAGGCGGGCTGCGAATCGACGATCGCAACGGATTGTTGATTGGCGGCGGACGCGGTCCGGCCATCGTGCCGGGCAAGGCTGCCGAGAGCTTGTTGATCTTGGCGGTCAGCCAGACCGACGATGACTTGAAGATGCCGCCGAAGAAGCAGCTGTCGGCCGAGCAAATTGCCGACCTGACGAAATGGATCAACGACGGCGCTGTCTGGCCCGGCACTTATGTGCATGTCGTGACCAATGAGCCGAACCCCGAGTACGAAGAGCTGCGCAAAACGCATTGGGCTTGGCAGCCGGTGCGCGATACGGCAGTGCCCACGGCGAGCGATGCATCCTGGCCGCGCGATCTGATTGATAATTTTGTGCTCGCCAAACTTGATGAGCGGCAACTCAAGCCGGTAGGCGATGCCGATCAGCGCACACTCATTCGGCGGCTGGCGTTCGACCTGACCGGTTTGCCGCCGACGCCGCAAGAGATCGACGCGTTTCTGTGGGACGCATCGAGTAATGCCTACGAGCAACTGGTTGATCGGCTGCTAGCCTCGCCGGCCTTCGGCGAGCGCTGGGGTCGGCATTGGCTGGACGTCGCCCGGTATGGCGAATCGACAGGGTCTTCGCGAAACCTGCCCTATCCGCATGCCTGGCGGTATCGCGATTACGTCATCGACGCGTTCAACAAGGACAAGCCATACGATCAATTCCTGCGCGAGCAGATCGCGGGAGATCTTTTGCCGGCCGGTTCGACGGAGGAGCGTGACGAGCACCTGATTGCCACAGGCTTTTTGGCGCTGGGCGTCAAGGATGTGAATCAGCGCTACAAAGTGCGATTCATCATGGACAACATCGACGAGCAGATCGACACGGTCAGCCGCTCGATCCTGGCGGTCACCGCCAGTTGCGCGCGGTGCCACGATCACAAGTTCGATCCGATCCCAACGGCCGATTACTACGCTCTGGCCGGAATCCTGCACAGCACCGAGTTGTGCGCGGGCTTGCGAAACAAGATGGGGGGCGGCGGCCTGGATTATTACGATTCGCAATTGCTGCTGCAGGTCGGCCCCGAGGTGGCGCCTGATCCCGAGGCCGAGAAGAAAATCGAGCAAGCCAAGCAGGCGGCCGGTGCGGCGAAAACCGAGTTCGAGGCGATCCGCGGCACGCCCGAGGGGGACGAACCTGGGCCGAACGGTCGGCCAAAGCGCAATATCGCGCGGCAAAAGATGCGCAAGATGCAGTTGGAATTGATGGTGCTAACGGACCCGATCGCGCAGGGGCGCGCAGCGGCGCTGGGCGTGCGTGATGCCGCGGCCGTTGGCGATACCGAAATTCGCGTTCGTGGCGAAGCCGAGAAGCTGGGGCCAGCTGTGCCGCGCGGTTTCCTGAGCGTGGTCGCAGTTCAGGGCGCGCCGAGCGTGAATCCCGCGCAGAGTGGCCGGTTGGAGTTGGCCGCGTGGCTGGCAAGTGCCGAAAACCCGCTGACCTCGCGCGTGATCGTGAATCGCGTCTGGCAGCATTTGTTCGGCGAGGGGCTCGTAAAGAGCGTCGACAACTTTGGCATTACCGGGGACACGCCGTCGCATCCGGAGTTGCTGGATCATCTGGCGGCGCGATTCGTACGCGAAGGATGGTCGATCAAGAAGCTAGTGCGTACTTTGGTTCTGACGCGCACGTATCGGCTGAGCGCGGACGAAGCTTCGACCAATGTGGCCATCGATCCGAGCGCGCGGCTGTTGTGGCGGCATCGCCCGCGGCGCCTGGGCGCCGAGGAACTGCGTGACACGATCTTGGCACTCGGCGGGCAGTTGGAGTTGTCGCGCCCCACTGGGTCGGCGGCGCAGGAATTTAAAGTGGTCGAGTTTCGAAACAACGGCCCCGAGGCGCGTCGCGTGGCCGAAGTCGTGGCGAAGGATACGCATCGCAGCGTTTACCTGCCGCTGCTGCGTGATCTGACGCCGGGGTCACTCGCCGCATTCGACTTCGCCGAGCAGGGCATGGTCACCGGGCATCGCGACACGACGACCGTCGCGCCCCAGGCGCTCTACATGTTGAATGATCCGTTTGTGCGGCGACAGTCCTTGGCATTGGCCGAGAAACTGCTGGCCCGCGCCGATCTAGATGAGCGTGCCCGTATCGACAGCGCCTACCGGCTGGCGGTGGGGCGTGCCGCCACGAACGAAGAAATCAAGCGCACGCAGAGTTACCTCGCAGACTATGCGGCGGTGGCGAAGGACGTACGGGCCAATTCGCCGGCTCCCACGTCCGTCTCAGAGCCCGTGGTTGAAGTTGCGGGCAAGGCCAAGCCGGCGCCGGCGAATCCCGACGAGGCGGACCAGACCGACGAGCCCGTCGTGGAAGAAGTGATTCAAGCTCCGAACGAGACCGCAGCGGCCTGGGCAAGCTTTTGCCAGGCGCTGATCGGATCGGCCGAGTTTCGATACGTGAAATGA